From the genome of Candidatus Afararchaeum irisae, one region includes:
- a CDS encoding DUF4149 domain-containing protein yields the protein MTYAESLLRLVVDTSLGVWLGEITFFSFVAAPRIFGELERDRAGDVVNSIFPTYYLIGVLLGSVTVVSSVALGVLNGFTPTVSVVVGAGVLGGAINLYARQVLIPKIKGNDKSRDDPDTDAFERYHGLSVKLNGVVLVAVGVGLVASHL from the coding sequence ATGACATACGCCGAAAGCCTTCTGCGTCTCGTGGTCGACACGTCACTCGGGGTCTGGCTCGGTGAGATAACTTTCTTCTCCTTCGTCGCCGCCCCACGTATATTCGGGGAGCTCGAACGCGACAGAGCCGGAGACGTAGTCAACTCGATATTCCCGACTTACTACCTCATAGGAGTACTCCTCGGCTCAGTCACGGTCGTCTCGTCGGTCGCACTCGGAGTCCTTAACGGCTTCACACCCACCGTGTCTGTCGTGGTCGGCGCGGGAGTCTTAGGTGGAGCCATCAACCTCTACGCTCGCCAGGTTCTTATCCCCAAGATAAAGGGGAACGACAAGTCACGTGACGACCCAGACACAGACGCCTTCGAGAGGTACCACGGTCTCTCGGTCAAGCTAAACGGAGTCGTCCTCGTCGCAGTCGGAGTCGGTCTCGTGGCGTCGCACTTGTGA
- a CDS encoding rhodanese-like domain-containing protein, protein MTSNVDKREADRSMTAEKLRDEIDAGEDISIVDVRFEDEFEDWRIPGSENIPFMDIEEEPDEYADEIPEDKPVYMVCAKGGSSGYAADMMDERGHDNVYNVEGGMEAWSAVYDVVDLDIGDDDVDVKQVQRRAKGCLSYVVGDKESGTAAVIDATQHTEEFKDIAEENGYEITHVLDTHIHADHLSGGEDLAHEVDATYYLPEGAPERGAEGDFETLGDGEVLEVGDSLEIEGVHAPGHTTDIMNYLINGEALATGDTIFVESIGRPDLEGGDEGAEDFAHRQYETIHERILSLDNDTVILPGHFSVGADGEAIGVEFAEPMVTTVGELKEENPVLQMDEDDFVESLLSDMPSRPSNYTDIIETNLGQNEIEDEEEAINLELGPNNCAASQDDMTADAD, encoded by the coding sequence TTGACATCCAACGTTGATAAGAGAGAAGCCGACAGAAGCATGACTGCCGAGAAGCTCAGAGACGAGATCGACGCGGGGGAAGACATCAGTATAGTCGATGTACGTTTCGAGGACGAGTTCGAGGACTGGAGGATTCCGGGCTCCGAAAACATTCCTTTCATGGACATAGAGGAAGAGCCCGACGAGTACGCCGACGAGATTCCCGAGGACAAGCCCGTCTACATGGTCTGTGCCAAGGGAGGATCTTCGGGATACGCCGCCGACATGATGGACGAGAGAGGACACGACAACGTCTACAACGTCGAGGGCGGCATGGAGGCATGGAGCGCGGTCTACGACGTCGTGGATCTCGACATAGGCGACGACGACGTCGACGTCAAACAGGTACAGAGACGCGCGAAGGGCTGTCTGAGCTACGTCGTGGGTGACAAGGAGTCGGGAACTGCAGCCGTCATAGACGCGACACAGCACACAGAAGAGTTCAAAGACATAGCCGAGGAAAACGGCTACGAGATCACACACGTACTCGACACACATATCCACGCAGACCATCTCTCGGGCGGAGAGGATCTCGCACACGAGGTCGACGCGACTTACTACCTTCCCGAGGGAGCCCCCGAGAGAGGTGCCGAGGGTGACTTCGAGACCCTGGGAGACGGAGAGGTACTCGAAGTCGGTGACAGTCTCGAAATTGAGGGTGTACACGCTCCGGGACACACGACCGACATAATGAACTACCTCATAAACGGAGAGGCTCTCGCGACGGGAGACACTATCTTCGTCGAGTCGATAGGACGTCCCGACCTCGAAGGAGGAGACGAGGGTGCCGAGGACTTCGCCCACAGACAGTACGAGACGATACACGAGAGGATACTCTCTCTCGACAACGATACCGTTATACTCCCTGGACATTTCTCTGTGGGAGCCGACGGAGAGGCGATCGGGGTCGAGTTCGCCGAGCCAATGGTCACGACAGTAGGAGAACTCAAGGAGGAGAACCCTGTTCTACAGATGGACGAGGACGACTTCGTCGAGTCGCTCCTGAGTGACATGCCGTCACGTCCCTCGAACTACACCGACATAATCGAGACCAACCTCGGACAGAACGAGATAGAGGACGAGGAAGAGGCTATAAACCTCGAACTCGGTCCCAACAACTGTGCGGCGAGCCAGGACGACATGACTGCCGACGCCGACTAA